The Candidatus Margulisiibacteriota bacterium sequence ATTGTTGGCCCTGAAATACCTCTTGTTGAGGGAATAGTAGATTACTTTGAGCTTAAAGGTATAAGAGTATTCGGGCCCGCTAAACATGCCGCTCAGCTGGAAGGCAGCAAGATTTTTTCCAAAGAATTCATGCTTAAATATAATATTCCTACAGCACAGTATGAGCAGTTTTCAGATATGCACGCGGCCATGAAATATTGCGACAGACAGGCGCGTTATCCTTTGGTAATCAAGGCAGACGGGCTGGCCTCCGGCAAAGGAGTATACATTGTTCAGGATGTGCGTGAAGCAGTAAAAACTCTGCAACAAATCATGCAGGACAAGATATTTGGTATTGCTGGCAATAAAGTAGTTATTGAGGAATTTTTGCAGGGTGAGGAAGCCTCAATTCTGGCTTTTGTTGATACTAAAACTATTGTGCCGATGGTTCCTGCTCAGGACCATAAGGCAGCATTTGATGACGATAAAGGGCCGAATACCGGAGGTATGGGCGCTTATTCTCCGGCTCCGATTATCAATTCAAAATTAATGGAAAAAATTAATAAAGAGGTTTTTGCCAGAGTTTTGGAAGGATTTCAAAAAGAAGGTATTATTTATCGTGGAGTTCTATATGCAGGGCTTATGATTTGCAAAGGCGAACCGAAAGTATTGGAATTCAATGCCAGATTTGGAGACCCGGAAACCCAGGTGGTTCTTCCCAGACTGGAAACAGACCTGGTAGATGTGGTGGAAGCGGTCTGCGAAGACAGGTTATCGGAATTGAACCTGAAATGGAAAGATGAATACGCGGTTTGCGTTGTTCTGGCAAGTGAGGGTTATCCTGGTTCTTATGAAAAAGGCAAGGAAATAAAAGGATTGGACAAGACCTCCCAACTGGTGTTTCACGCTGGTACAAAACTGGATAAGGACAAAGTAATAACTAATGGCGGACGGGTGCTGGGTGTGGTTGCTCTGGATAAGGATTTGAATAAAGCCATAAGAAAAGCATATGCGGATGTAGAACTGATCGAGTTTGATAATAAAATGTTCCGTAAAGACATCGGACAAAAGGCTTTCAAACATCTCTAAAATGGAAATTGTTCTTGCCAGTCATAATGCCCATAAGGTAAGGGAAGTAGCTGCTATTTTAAACTTCTGGAAGGTTTTGTCTTTAAAAGATATCGGATACTCTGCGGAGATTGAGGAAACCGGTAAAACTTTTGCCCAAAATGCGTTACTGAAAGCCGGGACCATTGCAGGCGCAATAAATAAAATAGTTCTGGCTGATGATTCCGGGTTGGAAATAAAATGTTTACATGGCGCGCCAGGCATATATTCAGCACGGTACGCCGGTGTTGGCGCTACCAAAGAAATGCTTTGTAATAAGGTGTTAAAGGAGATGGAGCAAGCCACTGACAGAAGTGCCCAATTTCATTGTGTGATGGCGTTGGTAGACCCTCTGAAAAATATCAGTAAAACTTTCGAGGGAATAGTTAAGGGGCAGATTATCCATGAGATGAAAGGTCAGAATGGTTTCGGATATGATCCGATTTTTTTTGTGCCTTCAAAGAATAAGACAATGGCCGAGATGTCCGAACAAGAAAAAAATTTGCTCAGCCACAGATTTCGAGCACTGGAACAGGTCAAAATCTATATTCAGGAACATTATTTAGGCGATGACAAATAAACATTCTAAAGTTTTATTTTTATCAAATGGTCACGGCGAGGACCTGATTGCCTGCGCTGTCATAAAAGAGTTGCAAAAAAAAGGAAATGTTGACATTTATGCACTGCCACTTGTTGGCAGAGGACTCGCATATTCAGCCCTAAAAGGAATAAAAATAATAGGCCCACAGAAAGAAATGCTGTCTGGAGGTTTTATTAAATCCGTGTCGGTATTCTTCAAAGACATTGTCAACGGTTTACTGTTTTTGCATTATAAGCAGGTAAAAAACGCCCGAAAAATTAAATATGATCTGGTCGTAAGTGTAGGTGATTTTTTCCCTTTTATCCTATCGGCACTTTTTATAAAATCAGATAATAAAATACTGATCGCAACCGCCAAATCTGATCTGTTTGAGCCTCATTTCGCGATTGAAAAATGGTTTTTTAGAAAATATAAAGTTCGCGTTTTTGCAAGAGATCAGGTGACAGCTGATAACCTGTTGGCAGAAGGTGTGCTGGCTGAGTATGCCGGTAATGTAATGATGGACCTGATAGATATCAGCAAGAGGCAAGTAGATGATAGCGAAACTGTAGTCGGTATACTTCCCGGCAGCAGATTCGAAGCCTATCGCAATTACGAAACTGTTAAACAGGTTATAACACATTTTCCGAAAGAATGGACTTTTCATGTGGCTGTTTCTTCTCATCTGCAACCTGAGAGATTTAATAACAGTGGTGTTCGGCAGAAGATTATATTTACCGATTTCTCTGACATTATTAATAAAGCCTCCTGTGTAATCGGTCTGGCAGGTACGGCAAATGAACAATGTATCGGCTGCGGCATACCTGTTTTTTGTTTTCCGGCAAAGGGACCTCAGACTACAAGGGAAAGATTTATTCAGCAAAGGAAGCTCCTTAAGGGATTAATTGAATTTGTAGACTCGCGGGATTCTGGTATAATAGCTAAGCAAATTCTGAAAAAAATGAAGGATTTCAAGTTTCTGCAGAAAGTACAAAAAGAGGGTCCGCTGGTAATGGGCAAGCATGGAGCCGCAGGCAGGATAACCAGGGAGATAGAATGTATTTTAGAATCCTCAAATACATAAAACCATATTATAAAAAATTACTTGTAGCTATATTTTTTGCTTTTATTTTTTCAGCTACCAATGTTTATTTTATTGCTCTGGTCCGCGATATCTCAAAGGCCATAGCATCAAAGGATATCTGGCTTTTTAATATCTATATCATAGACACTATAGGTTTATATATAGTGAGGCTTTTGTCCACTTATTTCCAGACCTACTGGATGGCCTATATTTCCAGCAGACTTACAATCGATTTAAGAGTTGAGCTTTATAAACACATACAGGGCCTTTCCCTGGATTTTTTTGAGAAATACAGACAAGGAGATATTATCAGTCGTGTGCTCAATGATATCGGGGCCATAGAAAATGTCATTCGCCAGAGCTTTACCCAGATAATACCGCAAACTCTCACTTTGATCGGAGTTTTCATCTATCTTGTAATAATCAACTGGAAACTTACTGTTTTAACCTTCATAGTTTTACCGGTTTTTATTTATCTTATCCAGATTTTCGCTAACCGTATCAGAAAAATCAGCAGTAAAATACAACGTAAAAATGCGGATATTATTTCCGTTTTGCAGGAATCCATAGCTGCCATAAGAATTGTTAAAGCTTTTGTCATGGAAAATTTCGAGACCAAAAGGTTTGTGCGGGAAAATGAAAGGAATTTCAAATTTACCATGCGTAATGTACGCATATCAGCTTTGCAGGAACCGGTTATAGGGTTCTTGCAATTCCTTTCTATAGTTCTTGTTATCTGGTATGGCGGTCAGCAGGTTGTTTTGAATGAAATGCCCGTTGAACAGCTTATAGCTTTTTTTACCGGGATACTGCTGTTAATAGACCCGGTAATTGCCTTAAGTAAAGTCTATACTCTCGTTGTCGGCGCCATGGCTTCCGCGGAAAGGGTTTTTAAAATCCTGGATATTATTCCTTCTGTAAAAGACAAGAAAAATGCGGTTATACTGGAAAACCTTCACGGAGATATAGAATTTAAAGATGTTTCTTTTGTTTATCCCGAGGGGCAGAACAAGGTCCTGGACAATATTAATGTCAAAATAAAAAGCGGAGAAACTGTAGCTATCGTTGGGCCTAGCGGAGCTGGCAAAACTACCTTTGTGAATCTTATACCCAGATTCTATGATGTTAGTGAAGGGGCCATTTTAATCGACGGGAAAGATGTAAGAGATCTTAATAGTAATTCTTATCGCAGCTATATTGGAATTGTTCCGCAGGAAACGATACTTTTCAGTGGTTCCGTGGAAAACAATATCGCCTACGGCAAAATAGGCGCCAGCAGAAAAGAAGTAATAGATGCCGCCAAACTCGCTAATGCCGATCAATTTATACTCAAAATGAAAAATGGTTATGTAACACGTATCGGAGAAAGGGGCATCAAGCTTTCCGGTGGACAGAAACAAAGAATAGCCATTGCCAGGGCTATTTTAAAGGACCCCAAAATACTTATTTTGGACGAAGCTACTTCTTCCCTGGATAACGAATCGGAAAAGCTTGTTCAGGAAGCTCTGGACAGGCTGATGAAAAACAGGACAACTCTGGTAATCGCACATCGCTTATCAACAATTATAAATGCCGACAGGATTTTGGTTCTCGACGAGGGTAAAATTGTGGAGAGCGGATCTCATAAAGAGCTATTAAAGAAAAATGGCCTTTATAAAAAATTATATGATATGAATTTTCAGTTTACAGCTGTCAGCAAAAAAGATTAATTCCGGTTAAGCCGCTTCCGTTTTATATAGGTCAACAGGAAGTTTGCCCTTTAGTGATGACGCTATGCTGTTCAGCTGAGTCCATCTTTCTTCCCAGACCTTTCGTACATTTTCCGGTAACTCGGTAAATGACGAATAGGTGGTACCATGGTTTTTATTGTATCTGGATAGAGCTTCAGCCTTTTCCTGCTCCTGATTTTCATTGGCTTCCAGATTTACCCTGGTATTAAGTTTTTTCATGAAGGTGTTCATGGTGTTCTTGAATTCGCTGTCGGAAGCACTCAGTTCATTCATTTTTGTATAAAAAGAATTCCCGGAATTAGCCAGGTCCGAACCCCATGTCTCCAACACAGCCCTGTCCAACACCCAAACACACTTGTTGTTGGCATTATCTTTTACTGCGTCGGTAAACATACTTTTGATCGTGTCATTATCCAGCTTGCTGAAAAGATCTCTGGCTACGCTGGAACCGGCCGTTGGATTGCTGGGATCGTTGGTGCAAAGAGCGATGTTCCTGAACATTAATCTCTGGTCATCGGCGTTAAGGGTTTTAAAGTAATCGGTAAATTCGCTGTTGTTTACCATTTTGCTCAACGCGTCATTAACTTTGCTCTGGGAGATTTTGCCGTTCGTGATCATTTTGTCTATCTGTTGGAAGAATTTTGCTGTCTGGTTTTTGTCAAAGGATTTGAGCTCGTCTAAATTTCCCTGTGCAATCGAATCCAGCAGGCCGTTCAGGAAATTCTGCATATTAGTTTTTAAAGTTGAGGTTTTTTTTATCTTATTCTGTTTTATTGTAATATCATAATCGTCAGATTCTCCGTTAGCTGTACCGTCCAGATCTATATTGAATGTGGTTATGCCTGTGCCGTCAAAGCCTTTTACATCGCCTATATCGTTTCCATCATGGCTGTAGATATTGTTATTTTTTATAAAGGCAAGCTCATCAACAGATATGCGATCATCTTTGTTCATATCCAGACAAATCAGATCCACAGTGCCGGTGCTGTCTGTGCCGTATGTCCAGGGCATACCGGCACCGCTAAATGAACTGGCATCAAATTGTTCGTCTGCTTCAAATTTACCGTCTTTATCCAGGTCAAAACTTACTTTGCCTGTTTTACTGTCATACTGATAATTTGTGTTCATATCCATTAAATATTTAAAATCCATAATCTCCCCCTGTTAATTATTGTTTTCTAAATATAGATATCGGTAAAAATTTAAAAAGAATTGTAACGAAAAAAATTGATTTATTTATTTTGTCAGATTAAATAACCACCGGTTTTTATGAACTGATTATAGTATTTCTTTACCCCTTCTTCGACAGTGTTGAAGTTTTCGGTAAAGCCCGCCTTGCGCAGCCTGGTCAGGTCTGCTTCAGTGAAACCCTGATACTTGCCTATTAATTGGTCGGGGAAAGGAATATATTTTATTTCAGTTTTAGGATTCATTTTCTGTAAAGCGAGTGCTATATCATTAAAGCTCTGAGCTTTGCCGGTGCCGCAGTTAAAAATTCCGTTTACTTTTTTTTCAAAGAAAAACAGATTTATTTTTACCGCGTCTTCGATAAATATAAAGTCACGTTTGAAGTTCTGACTTCCTTCAAAAAGTTTCATCGGTTCTTTGTCTTTAATCTGGTTCATTAAGTGAAAGGCAACAGAGGCCATTCTTCCTTTATGGTTTTCTTGATAGCCATAAACATTAAAATAACGAATCCCGCAAATTTGTGAGCTTAGGTTCTTTTTGTAATTAAAAATATTGCGTACATAATTATCGAACATGTATTTGGAAAAAGCATAGATATTCAAGGGATATTCGCAGGAAGGGTCTTCCTTGAAACCTGAGTCACCATTGCCGTACACGGAAGCGCTTGAAGCATAAATAAAGTCTATATTATGCAGTAAGGCAAAATCCAGTAATGCCTTGGAATATTCATAATTATTTTTCATCATGTACCGGCCGTCGGTTTCCATAGTATCCGAGCAGGCTCCAAGATGAAAAATGGTCCGAATATTTTTATATTGCCCCAGACTTTTTATGAAATCTTCTTTATCTACAAAGTCTTCAATTGTACAGCCGTTAAGATTAAGATGTTTGCTGGGATTCTTCAGGCTGTCTACAACTATAATTTGTTTGATGCCTTTGGCATTAAGGGCTTTGACAATATTGCTCCCTATGAATCCTGCCCCTCCGGTAACGATTATCATGCATCCGCTCCTTATATTTACTGCTCACATTGTATATTTTTTCTATCAGTTTTGGCAATGAGTAGTTCGAGCAATGTCATCCTGAGATAGTTTACCCTGAGCTCCGCCGAAGGGAAGGATTGACACTAGATATTCTGTCTACACTTCGTCAAGCTCAGCATGACAGAATACATTAATTCGTCTACTGTTTTCATTTGATTTTCCTTAAAAATCGTTGATATACTTCAGAACCCTGTAGCATATTATGATAATAATTATTAGCCTCAAACATATTGCATCCCTGCACACATTTCCGCCAGTCGGTAAAACATAGCATACCTTTCTGAGCTTTCAAAAAATACTCTCCGGGATTTTCAGGAAAAGTACTGCTGAGGATAAAAGGCTTGATATTTCCTTGGGAAATATCTTTGGTGTCGCAGCACATAGCTGCTTGCCCCAGGCTGTTTATGTGCATTTTTAAAAGCGGTGCAAAACAGACCGGGAAGTTCATCCGATAATCGTATAGCAAGCGGTCCAGCCTGTTGGAATTAATTATAAATTGAGGGGTGCTGGAAGCTTCCTTATCTTTAATTATGCTGTAAAGAGCTTCATTTTTAAAAAATTTTCTGGTTTTTTGCTGTTCATCAAAAGAATATGCCGGTTTAAAAGAAGCCATGGCCGCGCCGTATTTTTTACTTTTTTTGAGGAAGTTATTTATTTCTGCTTTATTTGTATCAGGATGCAAAAGCATTGATGTCCTGATTTTTAAAGGCAGGTTATATTTTTCTATAATTTTTCGTGTCTCTTGAACAACCTGAAAAATGTGTTCATTGTTTAGTTCATGAATAGAAACATTGAACCATTGAATTGTGTTCTGATAATTCTTATAAAGTGCTTTTAGCTGGTTAGGCCTGATTTTATTGATCCTCATAAAAGCCGCGCCCCAGGAATTGAATTCGGTCAGTAAACCCTGTTTCAGAGCCATTTTAAATATTTGCGGGAATTCTTTATATTCTCCCGGTTCACCGCCTCCTGTCAGAAAAAGCTGTCGACCGCCAAAATGTGCAAAGGAATTGATTATTGACAGATTTTTTGTGATTGGTAAATGAGTGTGTAAGTCAGCCTGTTTATATGAACAGTTTAGGCAATCTTTCGGAGGTTGTTTGCCGGTTTTGTGTTGTTTGAAGTTTTGTACCTGTTTTTTATAACTGCAATAACCTGTCAGATCAAGCTGCAGTTCTGAAGGAAAAAAAGAAGGCAGGGTATTTTTAAGAAATATGCTTGTAATTATGTCCATGGCAACCTGATTACTACGCTGCAAAAAGGCATTGTCAAAGACAGAACTGTTTATTTTATTGTTATTATCAGCGATAATTTTTGTTCGCATTTCATTATTTCTTAATGTCATCCCGACCGAAGTGGAGGGATATGCATTTCCTTATTATTATTAAAAGTCAGATTTCTCGACTACGCTCGAAATGACGTTTATTGCTGGCTCATGCTAAGCATATATTGTTAATATTCGTGAAATATTTCATAAAAATTCGTGAAAATTTCATAAAGCTTGTTCGATAAATTGGCATGGTGAATTTAAAAGCTATTGCGGGCAGTTGTGGTGTGGGTATCTCAACCGTTTCCACAGCCCTTAATCATCCGCAAAAAATTTCCAGGACACTGCGTGAAAAAATTCTGACCAGCGCCAGGAATATGGGATACTTTGAAAAGAATAACAAGAATGTTCTGACAAAGGTTATTATTGTCGCGGATAATTATAAAAATTATTTCTATGGAGAATATTATCAGGACGTTATTTTTGGTATTCAGCAGCAATTATCATCCATGAAAATACCTCTGCTTATTCTTTCTGATTTTTCAATTGATTATTCAGAGATTTATGATTACAGCGGTATAATATTTGTAGGCAGAACGCCAGAGGAATATATTTCCAAAGCCGTTAAATACAAAATACCTTTTATTCTTGCCGGGCATCCCTTTCATAATAATCAGTTCACCTGCGTTTATCAAAATACAGTGAGCGGTATTCAGGACTTGCTGGAATATGTCGTTAGTTGCGGCCATAAAAATATTGCTCTTTTAAAGGGCGAGACAGACCCGCTGGACTGGGCCTGGGGGAATTTTAACTCCACCTTCCTGGATGTCCTTAAGGACAGACGGATAGACTTTTCGGACAAAGATATTTTTCAGGCCAGTTATCACAAAGTAGAACTGGTTGAAATAGCGGTAAATAAATTGCTGTCTGCCGGAAAGAAGTATTCGGTGGTAATGTGCTCAAATGATTTGTTGGCCTGCTATGTCTATAAAGTGGCTGAAAAATATAAGATAAGAATTCCAGCCGAAATTTCTATAACCGGATTTGATGGTATAAACTTTCCCCGCCATACAAGAAGATATGAGCCGGAATTAACAACAATGGTAGCGGACAGGATTTTGATTGGTACCGAAGCGGTAAAAGGCTTAATCCTGATTATTAAGAAAGACGAAAAATATAAAGGCGCGGTAATTGATATGGTGCCCCATATAGGCAACAGTGTAATAAGAGTTTAATACTGCCCTAGTACATGCATTCAGCTAATTTTTTGACAGAGCCCATATAAATAAAGTAATATATACTCACTATGGTAGACAAAGTCAGAAAAAAACTGGTACTACATTTTCCCTCCAATTTAATAAATAAACCGATTGCTTATCATCTGGTAAAAGACTTTAATCTGGTCATCAATATCCTGCAGGCCAGCGCCATGGAAGAAAAGGATTCGTTTCTTATTCTGGAAGTAATGGGCAAAAAAAAGGATTTGGATAACGCTATAACTTTCCTCAAAACACAAGATATCGAAGTAGAAGACATGGAAAAGGGAATCAATCTTAATTTCAATAAATGTATCCATTGCGGTCTATGTGTAGGCTTATGTCCTACTGAGGCCCTGACCATCAATCAGAAGAATTACGAAGTGTGTTTTGATAAAAGTCAATGCATTGTATGTGATTTGTGCCTTAAGTATTGCCCGGTTAACGCCATCGAAATGGAGTTTTTAAAATGATAGTTACCAATCATCAGTTACTGAATATGGTAAACAAGGATGGTCTTAAAAAGACTGCCGCCAAAGTGGACAAAGTGTCCCTTGGTGTTTTTGAACCGCTGGACCATATCTATTTAAGGTTCGCTGTAAAAGACCTTGATGTGAAGCCTTTTTCAGCAAAACTTCAAAATGTTCCGCTGCATATCGAAAATAATGATCATTTTCTGGTAGGTTCACAAACTCTGGCCCAGGATGATCCGATGAATTCACATTTCCCCGGTGAGTTTACCTATGGCGGAGCGTTCCTAATTGAGGACTTGATCAATAAAAAGCATTTGGATTTGCGCGTGAACGGTTACATTAATGATGTTTTTGAAAAACATGAAATACGTAAAAATATAACCATGAAGGATATCAGCGAGGCCGAGTTGATCGCCGATATTTATCCGTACCAGGGCTTTAAAGCCTATGTAAATTCATCTGAGCACTTTAAGTTTACCGAGAACGGTATGGTCAAAAATAACTTCAGTACAATCAATTTTCGCAGTAGCGGCATACTTCAGCTTATCATAGAACTTCGTAAAAATATCGATAAAATATTTTTTGGTGGGACCAACGCTGAATATATATTTTCCAATAACGGACATTTAAAAATTACCGGTAATTTCCTGAAAATGGATACACTGTATATCAGCGGACTTAGTCTAAAGGGCTTTGGCGTTTATTTGGCAGTAGGTATAGGAGCCTTGATAAACGTTAATAAAAAACAGGACATCATTGAAAAAATTGTTGATAATGAAAACCGCTGCTTCAATGTTTTTGACATTGCAGCAAAAAAAGAACTGGAAAAAACCACATTTAAAGACCTGAAAAAACCTATTTTTACTTATAAGAAAAACAAAATGAAAACAGCCTCCCTTACCAGTTTGTACCTGTCCGAAAAAATAGCGGAAAAGATACAGAAGTAGTTTTACCAGACTCGGATTTCACAAGTCGTTAAGATTACTGTTATAAATTGCCTGATAATTTTGATGCGCGTGCCAGCAGATCACTTATTAAATTGAAAATTTCCTCGCTGCAATCTTTTTTTACTTGTAAACCTTGACTTATCGATTCAAGTTGTCGTTTCACGTTTTCCAGATAGATTATGGACCTGTCTCTTTGTTTCGGGCTGGGATGGTTGCAGGTAATTTCCATAAGAGCTTCGATGTGATTTACTATGGAATATGCTTCATCCACAACCTCCGCGTCATAATATCCTCTTGAATTGGTAAAGAAATTTTTGTCGAGATAGTCAGCATCATATACGCGTAAAACAGTTTTATAAAAATGTCTTGTTAGAGACCCCATTGTTTCTCTAAGTTTGATGTGGCCCAAAGCCTCATGGGCAATGACTTCTATTATATGTTCCAAACTGCCGTCCAGCCGGTCTAAAAAAATACCGATTCGTCGGGAGCTGGTGTAAGCTTCTCCTAATTTGTCTTTTTCTGACGATGTAGTTAAAAGATCAATGTAACTGATGTGTTTTATTATTTCATCATATATTTTTAAGGATGTATGCTTTACTTGTGTCATTGCTTGTTCTATTTTAGCGACATCTTTAAATACTCCGGCAACAGTTATGGAAGTGTCTTCCAAAACAGGCCATAAATATTCCCTGAACAGGTTTCTGTTTTTATCCATATGCTGCACAACCGTATTGCTTCTTAGATATTCCAGGCTGCGGGAAAACAATATTTCATCGGCTGCTTTAAATACTACATTTTGTTTATCAACTTCAATAATAATATCCGTATTTTTCAGGCCGTTTGAGAATTGCCAGTATCTGGGCAGTCCGCTGATAAACAATCTGCCTTGTTCATCAGTCTGCGTAATAAATGTTCCGCGAAGATCAGCCATATAGGCAATTGCCTCAATACCGCCATATACACCTGAAGCGTAAGGATACTGTCCGATTTGTTTATCGTTGGAGTAGATGAAATTATCTTTTACAGTGATATCCGCATGGGTTTCTTCATATTCTCTGGAACGGGCGACATTAATAATGGACAAACGCAGGTCAGGAATAGTCAGTTTGTTTCTTTTAAAAGTGACATCAACGGTGTATTTGCCAGAGCTTATAATACCGGTGTTATGTGGTAGAGATTGCATCATGGTATCCGTACTGTTGAAGATTACCCTGCCATTGTTGTCCAGAAGACTGAGGAGAGCAGGAAGGTCTTCCATATAGCCTTCCATGTCATAATAATATTCGGAAAGTATCCATTCGGCGTTATGCATACCCGGAACAGATTCTCCGGGAGTAGTTTCCAGTACATCATAAAAATTTATGCCCGGACATCTCAGCAAACTGCTGAAGCGGCTGATACATGGTTCTCTCCTTAAGGCTTTGTTGCCTGTAATAGTTGAAGTTATTATTATTATTTCCAAAATATTCAGAGATGTCAGTAATTCAATATATTTTGCTTCATAGTTTTCCGAAGATCGGCCAAAACGTCCTGTGATTACCTTGTCTTGTTTTACAGTGGTGTCAGGGTTACGCAATTGTTCGATAATGGATTCTCTTTCTTTGATACTGGCACTGGATAAATTTTTAATACTTAAATGAGCGGGCGCAATATTATTTTTCGCGTTGTTAATGAAAACATCAAATATCCTGGTATACAACGCGCTAAGGTA is a genomic window containing:
- the purD gene encoding phosphoribosylamine--glycine ligase — encoded protein: MNILVIGSGGREHAIVWKLAQSKKVKKIYVMAGNGGTALLAENLPGSETDFPLIHKYILDKNIDRVIVGPEIPLVEGIVDYFELKGIRVFGPAKHAAQLEGSKIFSKEFMLKYNIPTAQYEQFSDMHAAMKYCDRQARYPLVIKADGLASGKGVYIVQDVREAVKTLQQIMQDKIFGIAGNKVVIEEFLQGEEASILAFVDTKTIVPMVPAQDHKAAFDDDKGPNTGGMGAYSPAPIINSKLMEKINKEVFARVLEGFQKEGIIYRGVLYAGLMICKGEPKVLEFNARFGDPETQVVLPRLETDLVDVVEAVCEDRLSELNLKWKDEYAVCVVLASEGYPGSYEKGKEIKGLDKTSQLVFHAGTKLDKDKVITNGGRVLGVVALDKDLNKAIRKAYADVELIEFDNKMFRKDIGQKAFKHL
- a CDS encoding XTP/dITP diphosphatase, whose amino-acid sequence is MEIVLASHNAHKVREVAAILNFWKVLSLKDIGYSAEIEETGKTFAQNALLKAGTIAGAINKIVLADDSGLEIKCLHGAPGIYSARYAGVGATKEMLCNKVLKEMEQATDRSAQFHCVMALVDPLKNISKTFEGIVKGQIIHEMKGQNGFGYDPIFFVPSKNKTMAEMSEQEKNLLSHRFRALEQVKIYIQEHYLGDDK
- a CDS encoding ABC transporter ATP-binding protein, producing MYFRILKYIKPYYKKLLVAIFFAFIFSATNVYFIALVRDISKAIASKDIWLFNIYIIDTIGLYIVRLLSTYFQTYWMAYISSRLTIDLRVELYKHIQGLSLDFFEKYRQGDIISRVLNDIGAIENVIRQSFTQIIPQTLTLIGVFIYLVIINWKLTVLTFIVLPVFIYLIQIFANRIRKISSKIQRKNADIISVLQESIAAIRIVKAFVMENFETKRFVRENERNFKFTMRNVRISALQEPVIGFLQFLSIVLVIWYGGQQVVLNEMPVEQLIAFFTGILLLIDPVIALSKVYTLVVGAMASAERVFKILDIIPSVKDKKNAVILENLHGDIEFKDVSFVYPEGQNKVLDNINVKIKSGETVAIVGPSGAGKTTFVNLIPRFYDVSEGAILIDGKDVRDLNSNSYRSYIGIVPQETILFSGSVENNIAYGKIGASRKEVIDAAKLANADQFILKMKNGYVTRIGERGIKLSGGQKQRIAIARAILKDPKILILDEATSSLDNESEKLVQEALDRLMKNRTTLVIAHRLSTIINADRILVLDEGKIVESGSHKELLKKNGLYKKLYDMNFQFTAVSKKD
- the rfaD gene encoding ADP-glyceromanno-heptose 6-epimerase — encoded protein: MIIVTGGAGFIGSNIVKALNAKGIKQIIVVDSLKNPSKHLNLNGCTIEDFVDKEDFIKSLGQYKNIRTIFHLGACSDTMETDGRYMMKNNYEYSKALLDFALLHNIDFIYASSASVYGNGDSGFKEDPSCEYPLNIYAFSKYMFDNYVRNIFNYKKNLSSQICGIRYFNVYGYQENHKGRMASVAFHLMNQIKDKEPMKLFEGSQNFKRDFIFIEDAVKINLFFFEKKVNGIFNCGTGKAQSFNDIALALQKMNPKTEIKYIPFPDQLIGKYQGFTEADLTRLRKAGFTENFNTVEEGVKKYYNQFIKTGGYLI
- a CDS encoding LacI family DNA-binding transcriptional regulator, encoding MVNLKAIAGSCGVGISTVSTALNHPQKISRTLREKILTSARNMGYFEKNNKNVLTKVIIVADNYKNYFYGEYYQDVIFGIQQQLSSMKIPLLILSDFSIDYSEIYDYSGIIFVGRTPEEYISKAVKYKIPFILAGHPFHNNQFTCVYQNTVSGIQDLLEYVVSCGHKNIALLKGETDPLDWAWGNFNSTFLDVLKDRRIDFSDKDIFQASYHKVELVEIAVNKLLSAGKKYSVVMCSNDLLACYVYKVAEKYKIRIPAEISITGFDGINFPRHTRRYEPELTTMVADRILIGTEAVKGLILIIKKDEKYKGAVIDMVPHIGNSVIRV
- a CDS encoding 4Fe-4S dicluster domain-containing protein, which codes for MVDKVRKKLVLHFPSNLINKPIAYHLVKDFNLVINILQASAMEEKDSFLILEVMGKKKDLDNAITFLKTQDIEVEDMEKGINLNFNKCIHCGLCVGLCPTEALTINQKNYEVCFDKSQCIVCDLCLKYCPVNAIEMEFLK
- a CDS encoding homocysteine biosynthesis protein, with product MIVTNHQLLNMVNKDGLKKTAAKVDKVSLGVFEPLDHIYLRFAVKDLDVKPFSAKLQNVPLHIENNDHFLVGSQTLAQDDPMNSHFPGEFTYGGAFLIEDLINKKHLDLRVNGYINDVFEKHEIRKNITMKDISEAELIADIYPYQGFKAYVNSSEHFKFTENGMVKNNFSTINFRSSGILQLIIELRKNIDKIFFGGTNAEYIFSNNGHLKITGNFLKMDTLYISGLSLKGFGVYLAVGIGALINVNKKQDIIEKIVDNENRCFNVFDIAAKKELEKTTFKDLKKPIFTYKKNKMKTASLTSLYLSEKIAEKIQK